Part of the Synechococcales cyanobacterium T60_A2020_003 genome is shown below.
GTGTGGAGGCGGGTAAGAAAGCGGCGGCGGCGTTGCTGGATCTCCAACTGCGGATTGTGAAGACGCTGAAGCAAGAACTCCAACCGCTCGATCTTCCTACTCTGGCGGCCAAGGTTGATGCAGCGGATGAGGTGGAGTCGGTTTATAAAATTGTGCGGCACTTGGCTGCCAATCACCGAGGGGTAACGTTGACGGGCGATCGCGCCAAGCCCGCAGAATTAACCGTATCCATGACCTCGTAACGGTCATCGATCGCGGCGTATGGGTAGGACGTACAGACCTGCCCATACCACACTCATCCCATCGATTCATCCCCTTTAACCATCATTGACACGATTCTCGATATGACTAAAGTTGCTTTTTTCAGCACGAAAGCCTACGATCGCCGCTTTTTTGAAGTGGCAAACTACGATCATGAACATGAACTTGTCTTTTTTGAGCCGCCGCTGAATCCCCATACGGCCTTGCTAGCCAGTCACTATCCAGTCGTATGCGTCTTTGTCAACGATACGCTTGATCGCGCCACCCTCGAAATCTTGGCAGCACGAGGCACACGGGTCGTCGCCCTGCGCTGTGCTGGGTTTAACAATGTTGATCTGAAAGCCGCTCAGGATTTAGACATAACCGTGGTGCGGGTTCCATCCTATTCTCCCTATGCCATTGCTGAGTTTGCCGTGGGGATGATTTTGACGCTAAATCGCAAATATCACAAAGCCTATAACCGGGTTCGAGAACAAAATTT
Proteins encoded:
- a CDS encoding 2-hydroxyacid dehydrogenase, with product MTKVAFFSTKAYDRRFFEVANYDHEHELVFFEPPLNPHTALLASHYPVVCVFVNDTLDRATLEILAARGTRVVALRCAGFNNVDLKAAQDLDITVVRVPSYSPYAIAEFAVGMILTLNRKYHKAYNRVREQNFALEGLLGFDLHGRTVGVVGTGKIGQIFAGIMHGFGCHLLGYDVFHNETFEAIGTYVDLPTLFSQSDIISLHCPLTP